GAGAAGTTGCAAAGGCAATTAAACGTGCAAGATACATGGCTCTCTTACCTTATGTAAGAAGATAATTCAATGAAGATAAAGGTTTTGCTTTTATCAAACGTAAAAGGTCTAGGGAATGCAAAGAGCATAGTCTCAGTTTCTAAGGGCTATGCTCTTAATTATCTTATTCCAAAAGGCCTTGCAAAACTCGTCGATGAAGATACTGCACTTAACATTATTGACGAGAGCAAAAACGTTGAGGAAAGAAAAATAACCCAGGCAAAAAACGAAAAAGAGATCCTCGAATCAAAAGAGTTAATATTCAAAGCAAATGCAGGCTTAAACGATATCCTATTTGGCTCAATTACATCAAAAGATATTGAGGAAAAAATTAAAAAGTTGTTCGGACTTGAAATAGACCGTAAAAAAATCGTCCTTGAAAACCCAATCAAAAAACTCGGAGTTTATAAAATACCTGTAAAACTTTACAAAGACATTCAGGCAGAACTAAAAATTAGAGTTGAGAAAGAATAATGGCAGAAGAATTCAAAAAACTCCCCCCGTTCTCAATTGAGGCAGAGCAATCTGTTATTGGTGCAATGCTTATAGATGAAGAAGCCGTCTATAAGGTAATTGAAATCTTAAAAGAAGAAGATTTTTACCGCCCAGAACATGCAAAAATAATGAAAGCAATAAAAGATCTCTCTCTTAGAGGTTTGCCAATTGATATTGTTTCAGTTGTAGAATCACTTGAAAAAATGGGTTATCTTGATGAAGTGGGTGGCTCAACTTACATTGCACAACTTGCAGCCTTTGTGCCAAATGCAGCAAATGTTGAATACTATGCAAAAATTGTAAAAAACAAGGCAATACTGAGAGAGCTCATTAAAGCAGGGGGAGAAATATCAGATTTAGGTTTTAATGAATCTCTTGACATTGATGAAGTTTTAGACCTTGCAGAGCAAAAAATTTTTAACATCGCACAAGAAAAAACTCAAACGTTCTTTATAAGAATAAAAGATTTTCTACACGAACATTTTGAAGAAATTGAAAATAGATACAAAAGAAAATTAGGCGTTTCTGGAATACCTTCGGGATATCCAACACTTGACAAAATAACAGGTGGGTTTCAAAATTCAGACCTTATCATAATTGCAGCACGACCAAGCGTTGGAAAAACTTCTTTTGCATTAAATATTGCAACGAATATTGCAAGTAAAGAGAACCTTCCTGTTGGATTTTTTTCCTTAGAAATGTCAAAAGAACAACTTCTTGAAAGGATGCTCTGCTCAGAAGCAAAAGTTGATATGCAAAGGTTAAAAACAGGTTATCTAAGAGATGAAGACTTTAGTAAAATTACAGAGGCCTATTCAGAGCTATACGAAGCACCAATCTACATAGATGATAGCCCTGATGTAACTCTTACAGACATACGCACAAAGTCAAGAAGGTTAAAGATAGAAGCAAAAGTTGGCATTATTTTCGTAGATTACCTTCAACTGATACGTTCAGAGCAGAGAGTAGAAAATAGAGTGCTTGAGATATCGCAAATTACAAGAGGTTTAAAAAATCTTGCAAGAGAACTTAATATACCCGTTGTAGTTTTATCACAGTTAAGTAGAGCAGTAGAAAAAAGAGAAGATAAAAAACCAATGCTTTCAGATTTAAGAGAAAGTGGTTCAATTGAACAGGATGCAGATGTTGTAATTTTCTTACACATTCCAGATGAAGCCGAAAGGGAAAGAGTAGAAGTTTTAGTTGCAAAACAAAGAAATGGTCCACAAGGCCAATGCAGATTGCTTTTCCAGTCGGAATACACAAAATTTGTAGAAATCATTGAACAGTTCTAAAAATACTCTTGACTTATTTTTATAATTTCGTATTATATATTGCTAGACCTCAAAGAGGGCCGTTAGCTCAGGAGGTAGAGCACCGGCCTTTTAAGCCGGGTGTCGCAGGTTCGAGTCCTGCACGGCTCACCAGTGCCCTCGTAGTCTAACGGTTAGGACATCGCCCTTTCAAGGCGGCGATAGGAGTTCGACTCTCCTCGAGGGCACCAAATTAAAAGTGGGCAGTGGGCGGATGGCTCAGCGGTAGAGCACTTCCCTCACACGGAAGGGGTCACAGGTTCGAATCCTGTTTCGCCCACCATAAGGAGTTGCAAAAATAAAACTTTTAAATATAATTAGATAGTTGCGGGGTCGTGGTGTAGTGGTTTAACACGCTGGCCTGTCACGCCGGAGACCGTGGGTTCGAATCCCATCGATCCCGCCAAGTTTATGAAAATGCGGAGAATAAGCGGGAGTAGCTCAGGGGTAGAGCACTGCCTTGCCAAGGCAGGTGTCGCGGGTTCGAATCCCGTCTTCCGCTCCATTTTTATTATTGAAAGATTTTTGCCGGCGTAGCTCAGTGGTAGAGCAGCTGATTCGTAATCAGCGGGTCGTCTGTTCAAATCAGATCGCCGGCTCCAAAGTAGAGATAAGGAGGTAAAAATGGAATTATTGATTGGTAGCATCTCTGGGGTAGTAGCGCTTTTATCTGCAATCATCATTTCAATCTCTATCCTCAAAAAAGATCAAGGCAACGAAAGAATGAAAAAAATTGCAAAAGCAATCCAAGATGGAGCCCTTACATTCTTATTAGAAGAATATAAAACCATGTATTTATGGGTCGCCGTTTTTGCTCTAATTATTGCCTTGTCAATTTCTCCATATGCAAGCTTATTTTTTGTAATGGGCACAGTATTTTCAACTCTTTCTGGTTTTTTGGGTATGACCATTGCAACAAGGGCTAGCGTAAGGACTACCCAAGCTGCCACAAAAACTACAGGAGAAGCACTTTTTATAGCATTCTCGGGTGGCTCAGTTATGGGACTTATTGTTGTAGGGTTAGGTGTTATAGGTTCACTTACTTCTTATTTAGTTACGACAAAATTTATTCCTCAACTAAGCCCTCTTATAGCTGTTACAGCATATTCAATTGGGGCAAGTTTTGTTGCCCTGTTTGCTCGTGTGGGTGGTGGTATTTACACGAAAGCTGCAGACGTTGGTGCAGATTTAGTTGGGAAGGTTGAAGCAGGTATACCAGAAGATGATCCAAGAAACCCAGCAGTTATTGCAGATAATGTTGGTGATAATGTTGGCGATATCGCAGGAATGGGTGCCGACCTTTATGAGTCATATGTTGGCTCAATTACTGCTGCAATAATTCTTGGAGTATTCGTTCTTGGAGAAAGTGCCTCGAGTTTTGTGTATGCAATCACTGGTTTTGGCATATTATCTTCAATTGTCGGTATCGTCTCTTCTTTAATTGTTTCAAAAATGAATATAGCACCACAAAAAGCACTAAACTTAGGTTCGATTGTAACAAATATTCTTGCAATGGTAGTGTTTTTTGTGTTTTCTTTAAAATATCAAAATGGTGTAAACTATTTTGCTGCAATTGTGTCAGGTCTAATTGTTGGTCTCCTCATTGGGTTTATTACACAGTACTACACAAGCGCAAAACCAGTTAAAGAGGTTGCAAAGTCTGCTAGTGTTGGTGGAGCTGCTACAACGATCCTCTCAGGAATGGCTGTTGGTATGGAAAGTTCATTTTTACCACTACTTCTTATTGCTGTTGCAATCATCGTTTCATACAAATTCTCTGGGCTTTTCGGTATTGCACTTGCAGGTCTTGGAATGTTATCAACATTGGGGATAAGTTTAAGTGTGGATGCCTATGGACCAATTGCAGATAACGCAGGTGGAATTGCGGAAATGTCTAATTTACCACATACAGTAAGAGAAAAAACAGATGTGCTTGATGCTCTTGGCAACACAACGGCGGCAATGGGAAAAGGCTTTGCAATAGGTTCTGCAGCACTAACAGCCCTTGCGCTCTTCTCTTCTTATATACAAACAATGAAGATGGAGTCTTTAGATATCATATCTCCTTACACAATTTCAGGTATGTTTATTGGAACATCACTACCTTTCCTTTTCTCTGCCTTTGCAATTGTTGCTGTTTCAAGAACAGCAGGGAACATGGTTGAAGAGGTAAGAAGGCAGTTTAGAGAAATTCCAGGGCTTATTTTAGGTAAGGCAGATCCAGACTATAAAATGTGTGTTGCAATTAGCACTAAAGGTGCTTTAAGAAA
This region of Caldisericaceae bacterium genomic DNA includes:
- a CDS encoding sodium-translocating pyrophosphatase, translated to MELLIGSISGVVALLSAIIISISILKKDQGNERMKKIAKAIQDGALTFLLEEYKTMYLWVAVFALIIALSISPYASLFFVMGTVFSTLSGFLGMTIATRASVRTTQAATKTTGEALFIAFSGGSVMGLIVVGLGVIGSLTSYLVTTKFIPQLSPLIAVTAYSIGASFVALFARVGGGIYTKAADVGADLVGKVEAGIPEDDPRNPAVIADNVGDNVGDIAGMGADLYESYVGSITAAIILGVFVLGESASSFVYAITGFGILSSIVGIVSSLIVSKMNIAPQKALNLGSIVTNILAMVVFFVFSLKYQNGVNYFAAIVSGLIVGLLIGFITQYYTSAKPVKEVAKSASVGGAATTILSGMAVGMESSFLPLLLIAVAIIVSYKFSGLFGIALAGLGMLSTLGISLSVDAYGPIADNAGGIAEMSNLPHTVREKTDVLDALGNTTAAMGKGFAIGSAALTALALFSSYIQTMKMESLDIISPYTISGMFIGTSLPFLFSAFAIVAVSRTAGNMVEEVRRQFREIPGLILGKADPDYKMCVAISTKGALRNMVLPSLIAIVSPFVGFIVLGAIGKEFTGGLLAGALLSGVILAIYMANAGAVWDNAKKYIEQGNYGGKGSEAHRASVVGDTVGDPLKDTAGPSINILIKLMTTISLLFGPHLVKFFK
- the dnaB gene encoding replicative DNA helicase gives rise to the protein MAEEFKKLPPFSIEAEQSVIGAMLIDEEAVYKVIEILKEEDFYRPEHAKIMKAIKDLSLRGLPIDIVSVVESLEKMGYLDEVGGSTYIAQLAAFVPNAANVEYYAKIVKNKAILRELIKAGGEISDLGFNESLDIDEVLDLAEQKIFNIAQEKTQTFFIRIKDFLHEHFEEIENRYKRKLGVSGIPSGYPTLDKITGGFQNSDLIIIAARPSVGKTSFALNIATNIASKENLPVGFFSLEMSKEQLLERMLCSEAKVDMQRLKTGYLRDEDFSKITEAYSELYEAPIYIDDSPDVTLTDIRTKSRRLKIEAKVGIIFVDYLQLIRSEQRVENRVLEISQITRGLKNLARELNIPVVVLSQLSRAVEKREDKKPMLSDLRESGSIEQDADVVIFLHIPDEAERERVEVLVAKQRNGPQGQCRLLFQSEYTKFVEIIEQF
- the rplI gene encoding 50S ribosomal protein L9 → MKIKVLLLSNVKGLGNAKSIVSVSKGYALNYLIPKGLAKLVDEDTALNIIDESKNVEERKITQAKNEKEILESKELIFKANAGLNDILFGSITSKDIEEKIKKLFGLEIDRKKIVLENPIKKLGVYKIPVKLYKDIQAELKIRVEKE